The Bacteroidetes Order II. bacterium sequence TCTGCGCGTGGATCAAATGCTGCAAGATGGGTTGATAAAGGAGGTACAAGAACTATTACACGCTGGATTTAGTCCTGAAATCAATGCACTCAAGACCATTGGGTATCAAGAACCCATCGCTTATCTTTTAGGGACACTGCCGTATGACCAAATGGTAACCTTGCTCAAGCAGCATACCCGAAACTATGCCAAGCGGCAAATAACATGGTTTAGGCGATTCGATCAACAACTTCAGTTGCACTAAACCTTTTGCAAATCAATAGACTTAAACGATCATCGTATCTAAACGGTAATTTTGACTTCTAACGTGTTGGTGCTATATTAAACCATTCGCTCATTAAACCATTTTGCATCATGAACAACCTTTCATATTCAGGCAAATGGCCTTTGTTCTTTCTGCTCATTTTATTGTCCATTGCAGCATTTTGGTACTTTAAAGGTCCAAATGACAACACCGAAACGGCAAAAACCGATGGAACTCCAGCTCCGGAAGTCACCTTAGAACAAATTCGGCAACGCGGTGTTCTACGGGTTGGAATGGAGCCAGAATCCCCGCCTATGTATTTTGAACAAGAGGGCCGCAAGCAAGGCTTTGATATGGAAGTGATCGAAAGCCTTGCAGGACGAATGGGTGTGGACAAAGTGGAAGTGGTTGAAGCCTTGTATGACTATCTTCCCGAATTGGCCAAAAGTGGTAAAGTAGATGTCTTCATGAGCGGCTACATCCCCGACGATAGCATCGAAGGGGTAGATTGGTCGGATGGATATTTGGAATTTGGATTCTGTCTGATCACCAAAAAAGGAAGTGGCATCCAAAATATACGGCAATTAAAGGGCAAAAAAATTGGCATCTACGACGATCCCGCCGCCGCCGATTGGGTGAAAGAAAACATTCCAGGTTATAGTTCTTTGTCGAAATACCAAGGAGTGGGTTGGTTGCGTAACCTCAATGATGGCAGTGTAGATGCCGTCATCTACGACTATCCGTTTGCCGCCAAAGAAGTACTTGAATTTCCGGATCTTAGGATTGTCGAACTTAACCTGAACACAACCGAATATGCCATTGGGATGGCAAAAGGAAGTGCAGACTTAAAAAATACGCTCAATAAATTATTACCATCCTTCCTTACATCGGCCTCGTATGAACGGGTCGTAAAAGCGTATCTCGAAAGTGAAGCCGTCGAAGTGGAAGACCTCCCCACAAGCTCCAAGGCTTATGTGGTAAAAGGCGGCGATACCCTGCTTCAGATTGCACAAACGGAATTAGGAGACGCAAAAAAATGGAAAGAAATCTGGGAATTGAATAAAAAACGGCTTCCGAACCCCAACCTCATTAAGCCTGGGTTTTCGTTGCAGATGCCATGATGAAGCCGGCATTCATACCCGGCTTTCATCAGCTTAGGGGGATTGCCTCTGTGTGGGTTGTTTTGTTCCACGTAAAGATTTATTTATTCCCAGAAGTACACCCGCTCTGGCTTCGGCCTTTGTTACGTGGATATTTGTTGGTGGACTTATTTTTCGTACTCAGCGGCTTTCTCATCGGCTATCTATATGGCAAACATTTTAAAGAAGCTATATCCTTACAAACTTTTTTTTCCTATCTAAAAGCACGCTTTGCACGGATTTATCCGCTACACCTATTCACGCTTTTCCTTTTGGTTTCTTGGTATGCCTTAAATGTCTGGGGGTTTGGTAAACCAAGGGAATATGGCCGCATTTATGTAGAAGAAGCCATTGCCACCCACTTGTTAATGGTTCAGGCTTGGGGATTTCATTCTGGCAACACTTGGAACATCCCCTCGTGGTCTATTAGTACCGAATGGGCAGCCTATTTATTGTTCCCCTTTTTGTGGCATGTGTTGTACAGATGTGGAAAAGTTGGGGCAATAGTGGGAATTACGGTTGGCATTCTTGGGTATGGGTGTTTGGAATGGCTGCATCCCAAAGAAAATTTAGACATCACCTTCGACTGGGCGGTATTGCGGGGTCTGTCTGGGTTTGGTATCGGCATGGCTTTGTATGCATTCACCCTTCTTTCTCCACGACATCCCTTTTTCACCTTCCCGTTGTCTTTAGTGAAGGTGATTTTTCCATCATTTACCGTCATCACACTAATTGTCATGACATATGCTCCAACCGATACCCTTGTGGTTGCCTTATGGCCTTGTTGGGCTTGGCTGGCCTACCAATCGTCTGTACAGACGGGCATGTTGCGCAAAGCCTTGACGTTTCTCGGAGACATTTCCTTTGCCTTATACATGATTCATTTACCAGTCTTATACTTGGTTCCACAAATACTCGGTATGGGTGATCCAGAGAGGATGGGTATTGGAGACCGAATGGGCATTTCTGTGATTTTCATTGGATTTGTTTTATGGGCTTCGTACCACACCTATCACCGCATCGAGCGCCCATCCAGAAACTGGATCCGGACAAAATTGGGCATTACCCCTTTATCGGCTGTTGATTAAGACACCAAATTTCTTATTTTCTCTACAAACCATCTTCATTTCACCCAAAATCCCCTTTATATGAAAAAATCTTCTGGCCATACCCCCCTTTTTTCCTCGTTGCGGCGCGCCATGCGTTTGGCCATTGCCGCAAATAAAAAGCATACTCCCCCAGCGGATGAAATGCTTGACCTTTACCATGAAGCACAAGCCAAGCGCTTGCTTTCCCGCCGAGAATTTGTGGCTCTGGGCGCGGGTGCGGCCACACTTGGGATTGTGGGTTGTTTGCCTGAACCAACAAACAAACCTGAAAACACACAAAAAACCACCGAGATTGCTAAAATTGCCATTGTAGGGGCGGGGATTGCGGGCCTTCATGCGGCACATGTCCTCCAAAAAGCAGGTGTCCAATCGGTGGTGTATGAGGGCAGTGGACGGGTAGGCGGGCGGATCTTTACCGGAATGGATGTGGCGGCCCCCGGTCTTTATGCAGAAATGGGGGGTGAATTTATTGATTCCGGCCACGAAGACATGATTAATCTGTGTAGCGAATTTGGACTAAAACTGAATGATCGTTTAGACCCTAAAGGAGAAGGGAGATTTAAAAATGCCTACTTTTTTGATGGACGCCATTACACCGAGCAGGAGGTTATTAAAGCCTTCCAACCAATTGCTGCCCGCATGGACGAAGACATCAATAAGCTCAGTGAATACTTCACCTATAAAGAGTTCTCGCCCGATGACCAGCGATTGGACAAACTTTCCATTGCCGCTTATTTAGACAGTATTGGTGTTTCTGGGTGGTTCCGAAAACTGTTGGATGTGGCCTGGGTGACTGAATTTGGACGCGAAACACAAGAACAAACGGCACTTAACCTGCTCTGGCTCATCAGTACCGATACCACCGAGGGCTTTAGCATCTTTGGCGAAAGCGACGAACAGTTTAAAATTGACGGCGGTAGTGAACAACTTACCCGCGCCTTGTACAAAAAACTTCAGGCCCAAATTAAAATCTCCCATAAATTGGAGGCCATCAGACCCGGTAAAAATGGCGGCTACATCCTTTCTTTTGCCACTGGCGGCTCAACCAAAGATGTTGAAGCCGAAATGGCCCTGATTACCATTCCATTTACTTTATTACGTGAAGTGGACCTACAGATTCCCCTACCGGAGGTTAAGAAGAAAGCCATCCAAGAATTGGGATACGGAACCAATGCCAAATTATATGTCGGTTTTAAAGACCGCGTATGGCATAGCAAAAATTACTCCGGAGAAGCCTTCACCGACGAAGGATTCCAGCTTTCTTGGGACAACTCGGCCTTCCAACCAGGCCCTTCTGGAGGTCTTACCTTGTTTTCCGGCGGCAAAACGGGTGTTACAGTTGGCAATGGCCCCCCCGAAAGCCATATCAATACGTTTATGGCTGGTGTGGACAAAGCCTTCCCCGGCGCGTCGGCGGCACGCAATGGGCAGACGGCCCGTTTCCACTGGCCCACGTATGAATGGGCGAAAACGTCTTATGCCTGCTATCTTCCGGGGCAATACACCACCATTGCCGGCGCCGAATTTGAACCCGTGGGCAACCTGTACTTTGCGGGAGAACACACCAGTCTTGACTATCAAGGCTATATGAACGGCGGTGCCGAGACGGGACGCCGGGCCGCAGAAGGCATATTGGAAAAACTTGGGAAACCAGCCACTTCCTGATTTTTGCCTCCAGAAACCAAACCAAAGCCCCATATCTCGCGAGATACGGGGCTTTCTTATAAAGGGATTACCTTTGGGAATCCGTTACACAAGGGATCAATTTTTGGGATCAAAGATTTTTTCAATCCGAACAAGGGCATCTTGGTAGTGCAAGCGGGTAAGTTCATCTCGGGTCTTCGGGAGCGCTGTCCGCAACTGATTTTGGAGCTTTTGCAATTCACCCCGTACCAAGGCCCGTACATCCGATTGGCTGGCATTGACGCCAATACCAAAAATTTTGGCGGGATTAAACGTGGCAGAAGGCGTAAACGCAGGCACCGTATTGGTATTCATCAAGGCATCAGCCCGGTCTAAATATCCACGTTGTAGGTTCCGGCGATAAGCATCCACCGCAGCTCCCGTAGCCGCTTCGGTCCAAACCCCATTACGCACATCTGTCAACAACTGCAACGCCGTGTATTGGCCACCGGGTTCGCCCAACGCATTTGCTTCGATGATCCGCCCAATACGTGCAATATCCAACACTTGGTTCAAAACACCCACTTGGGTTGTCCGAACCCGCTCCATCATCCCAGTGCCTTCAAAACGACGCAACACATTAGGATCTACCATCCACATAGGAGTTTTGAAACATTGGTCAATCAAAAATTGCAGGGCGCGTTTTTGCTTTTCAGCAGGCACCATCGAATAAACCACCCCTGCCTGATCCATGGTTTTATAGTCTTCCTGCACCCCACCAATGTTGTTCAAAACATGGCCCATATAGCGGCGATATTGACCCACCACCTG is a genomic window containing:
- a CDS encoding FAD-dependent oxidoreductase, with product MKKSSGHTPLFSSLRRAMRLAIAANKKHTPPADEMLDLYHEAQAKRLLSRREFVALGAGAATLGIVGCLPEPTNKPENTQKTTEIAKIAIVGAGIAGLHAAHVLQKAGVQSVVYEGSGRVGGRIFTGMDVAAPGLYAEMGGEFIDSGHEDMINLCSEFGLKLNDRLDPKGEGRFKNAYFFDGRHYTEQEVIKAFQPIAARMDEDINKLSEYFTYKEFSPDDQRLDKLSIAAYLDSIGVSGWFRKLLDVAWVTEFGRETQEQTALNLLWLISTDTTEGFSIFGESDEQFKIDGGSEQLTRALYKKLQAQIKISHKLEAIRPGKNGGYILSFATGGSTKDVEAEMALITIPFTLLREVDLQIPLPEVKKKAIQELGYGTNAKLYVGFKDRVWHSKNYSGEAFTDEGFQLSWDNSAFQPGPSGGLTLFSGGKTGVTVGNGPPESHINTFMAGVDKAFPGASAARNGQTARFHWPTYEWAKTSYACYLPGQYTTIAGAEFEPVGNLYFAGEHTSLDYQGYMNGGAETGRRAAEGILEKLGKPATS
- a CDS encoding transporter substrate-binding domain-containing protein → MNNLSYSGKWPLFFLLILLSIAAFWYFKGPNDNTETAKTDGTPAPEVTLEQIRQRGVLRVGMEPESPPMYFEQEGRKQGFDMEVIESLAGRMGVDKVEVVEALYDYLPELAKSGKVDVFMSGYIPDDSIEGVDWSDGYLEFGFCLITKKGSGIQNIRQLKGKKIGIYDDPAAADWVKENIPGYSSLSKYQGVGWLRNLNDGSVDAVIYDYPFAAKEVLEFPDLRIVELNLNTTEYAIGMAKGSADLKNTLNKLLPSFLTSASYERVVKAYLESEAVEVEDLPTSSKAYVVKGGDTLLQIAQTELGDAKKWKEIWELNKKRLPNPNLIKPGFSLQMP
- a CDS encoding acyltransferase yields the protein MMKPAFIPGFHQLRGIASVWVVLFHVKIYLFPEVHPLWLRPLLRGYLLVDLFFVLSGFLIGYLYGKHFKEAISLQTFFSYLKARFARIYPLHLFTLFLLVSWYALNVWGFGKPREYGRIYVEEAIATHLLMVQAWGFHSGNTWNIPSWSISTEWAAYLLFPFLWHVLYRCGKVGAIVGITVGILGYGCLEWLHPKENLDITFDWAVLRGLSGFGIGMALYAFTLLSPRHPFFTFPLSLVKVIFPSFTVITLIVMTYAPTDTLVVALWPCWAWLAYQSSVQTGMLRKALTFLGDISFALYMIHLPVLYLVPQILGMGDPERMGIGDRMGISVIFIGFVLWASYHTYHRIERPSRNWIRTKLGITPLSAVD